Proteins from a single region of Noviherbaspirillum saxi:
- a CDS encoding DUF1302 domain-containing protein has product MTNPKQAQSSGLRRTALAAAVAAACMGVCAGANAFEVDTGNDDMQVRFDNTVRYNLGYRVEKQDPAVLANPNNDDGDRNFKRHSIVMNRVDLLSELDVVYQKKFGARVSAASWYDRAYSGNFDNTSLATSNHLVNGAPAFGLSNYANRYYNGLSGEWLDAFVFGTVDLGNMPLTVRAGRHNVYWGEALANPVHGINYGQAPLDLAKAQATPGVEVKELARPRAQLSGQLQATSDLSIAGQYFFKWEAARLPEAGTYYGAADLLQRGGESLILAPGVRALHGRDIGPKGRGDWGLAARWSPEWLDGTLGFYARNFSDILPQTILMGAAPRQYFLNYADDIDMYGVSLTRNIAGVSFGMDLNYRKNMPLASDSIVITSLARLPAHGDVLGARGETLHGVFNVIGTVNSTPMFDSASWNAELAWSRLLSVTNDPNNVFKGRTGYTAIDRVSKDFFGVSLGFTPTWFQIFPGADLSMPVNYSRGLSGNSTVSSGGNKYAGSWSVGLALDLYSKYRFDLKYVDAFGHYTVNSATGAVAASAGAGALLNDRGALYATFKTSF; this is encoded by the coding sequence ATGACCAACCCCAAACAAGCCCAGTCCAGCGGCCTTCGGCGCACGGCGCTCGCTGCTGCCGTGGCTGCCGCATGCATGGGTGTGTGCGCAGGCGCGAACGCATTCGAGGTCGATACGGGCAATGACGACATGCAGGTGCGCTTCGATAACACCGTGCGCTACAACCTCGGCTATCGCGTGGAAAAGCAGGATCCTGCCGTTCTTGCGAATCCAAATAACGATGATGGTGATCGCAATTTCAAGCGCCACAGCATCGTGATGAACCGTGTCGACTTGCTATCCGAGCTCGACGTCGTCTACCAGAAAAAATTCGGCGCGCGCGTGTCCGCCGCCTCCTGGTACGACCGGGCCTACTCGGGCAACTTCGACAACACCAGCCTCGCTACCTCCAACCACTTGGTCAATGGCGCGCCCGCCTTCGGCTTGAGCAACTATGCCAACCGCTACTACAACGGCTTGTCCGGCGAATGGCTCGACGCTTTCGTGTTCGGGACAGTGGACCTCGGCAACATGCCACTGACGGTGCGTGCCGGCCGCCATAACGTGTACTGGGGCGAAGCCCTGGCTAACCCCGTGCATGGCATCAATTACGGCCAAGCGCCACTCGATCTGGCCAAAGCCCAGGCAACGCCTGGCGTCGAAGTCAAGGAATTGGCTCGTCCGCGCGCACAGCTTTCCGGACAACTGCAGGCTACGTCGGATCTGTCGATCGCCGGTCAATATTTCTTCAAGTGGGAAGCGGCCCGTCTGCCGGAAGCAGGCACCTATTACGGCGCCGCAGACCTCCTGCAGCGCGGTGGCGAGTCACTCATTCTGGCGCCGGGCGTGCGCGCACTCCATGGTCGGGACATTGGGCCCAAGGGACGTGGCGACTGGGGCCTGGCAGCGCGCTGGAGCCCGGAATGGCTGGACGGCACGCTGGGTTTCTATGCGCGTAATTTCTCCGACATCCTGCCCCAGACGATCCTGATGGGGGCCGCTCCGCGCCAGTACTTCCTGAACTACGCAGACGACATCGACATGTACGGCGTCAGCCTGACCAGAAACATTGCTGGCGTCAGCTTCGGTATGGACCTGAACTATCGCAAGAACATGCCGCTGGCCAGCGATTCGATCGTGATTACTTCGCTCGCGCGTCTGCCGGCACACGGCGATGTCCTGGGTGCGCGCGGCGAAACGCTGCATGGCGTGTTCAATGTGATTGGCACGGTGAATTCCACACCGATGTTCGACAGTGCGTCCTGGAACGCAGAACTTGCCTGGAGCCGTCTGCTGTCGGTAACCAACGACCCCAACAACGTGTTCAAGGGCCGCACCGGCTACACCGCAATCGACCGTGTCAGCAAGGACTTCTTCGGGGTGTCGCTGGGCTTCACGCCGACCTGGTTCCAGATATTCCCAGGGGCGGATCTGTCGATGCCGGTCAACTACTCGCGCGGCCTGTCGGGTAACTCGACAGTGTCGTCCGGCGGCAACAAGTACGCGGGCAGCTGGTCGGTGGGCCTGGCCCTGGACTTGTACAGCAAATACCGCTTTGACCTGAAGTACGTTGACGCATTCGGTCATTACACGGTGAATTCGGCGACCGGCGCGGTTGCTGCATCTGCGGGCGCAGGGGCGCTGCTGAACGATCGCGGCGCACTTTATGCCACATTCAAGACCTCGTTCTAA
- a CDS encoding CaiB/BaiF CoA transferase family protein codes for MTRNGSGPLKGLRVLEIAGLGPAPFCGMLLADLGADVVLVDRLKAGPEDLDFGKYAVQNRGKRSIAVDLKTDEGVKTVLRLVESADILLEGMRPGVMERLGLGPDVCLERNPKLVFGRMTGWGQHGPLAHAAGHDINYIGLSGALWYASLPGEPPMAPPGMIGDVGGGAMYLAVGVLAGVMNARATGKGQVVDAAILDGSAHMMNLMLGMKATGQFVNERGQSLLDGPHWYRSYRCADGTFITVGSLEPRFYRILLEKLGLADDPDFAKKNDSKVWPALQERLVTLFASRTRDEWCALLEGSDACFAPVLNVDEAAAHPHMAARGIYTNIDGVLQANPAPRFSGTPLAQPRRIPRRGEDNEAVLNDWVRDR; via the coding sequence ATGACTCGAAATGGAAGCGGCCCGCTGAAGGGATTACGGGTTCTGGAAATTGCCGGACTCGGACCGGCACCGTTCTGCGGCATGCTGTTGGCGGATTTGGGCGCCGATGTCGTACTGGTTGATCGCCTGAAGGCCGGTCCGGAAGATCTTGATTTCGGCAAGTACGCGGTCCAGAACCGCGGAAAGCGCTCGATCGCCGTCGATCTCAAAACCGATGAAGGCGTGAAAACCGTCCTGCGCCTGGTGGAGAGCGCCGATATTCTGCTTGAAGGCATGCGTCCCGGCGTGATGGAGCGCCTGGGCCTCGGGCCAGACGTGTGCCTGGAACGCAATCCCAAGCTGGTGTTTGGCCGCATGACCGGCTGGGGACAGCACGGACCATTGGCGCATGCCGCCGGCCATGATATCAATTACATCGGCCTTTCTGGCGCGCTCTGGTATGCCAGCTTGCCCGGAGAGCCGCCGATGGCGCCGCCCGGCATGATTGGCGATGTCGGCGGCGGTGCGATGTATCTGGCGGTCGGCGTGCTGGCGGGTGTCATGAACGCGCGTGCAACCGGCAAGGGGCAAGTGGTGGATGCCGCGATCTTGGATGGCAGTGCCCACATGATGAACCTGATGTTGGGCATGAAAGCAACGGGTCAGTTCGTTAATGAACGTGGCCAGAGCCTGCTCGACGGACCGCACTGGTATCGCAGCTATCGCTGCGCCGATGGCACATTCATCACGGTCGGCTCGCTGGAACCAAGGTTCTACCGCATCTTGCTGGAAAAGCTAGGACTGGCCGACGACCCGGATTTCGCAAAAAAAAATGATTCGAAGGTCTGGCCGGCATTGCAGGAGCGCCTCGTCACCTTGTTTGCCAGCCGCACCCGCGACGAATGGTGTGCGCTGCTGGAAGGAAGCGACGCCTGCTTTGCACCGGTATTGAACGTGGACGAGGCGGCAGCGCATCCGCACATGGCGGCGCGCGGCATATACACCAACATTGACGGTGTGCTGCAGGCCAATCCGGCGCCGCGCTTTTCCGGTACGCCGTTGGCACAACCGCGACGCATTCCGCGTCGTGGCGAGGATAACGAGGCCGTCCTGAACGATTGGGTTAGGGATCGCTGA
- a CDS encoding SDR family NAD(P)-dependent oxidoreductase translates to MTIRFDGRVAIVTGAGNGLGRVHALELAKLGARLVINDFGGSRDGKSGGSSSDAALAVVEEIKALGGAAIANGANVADFEQVSAMVEQAKAEFGRVDILINNAGILRDKTLSKMDMADFRAVVDVHLMGSAYCTKAVWDTMREQNYGRILMTTSAAGLFGNFGQANYGAAKMAVAGLMNMLAIEGKKNDIRVNTLAPIAATRMTEDVMPEALLKAVRPEQVTPGALYLVSEGAPSKVILGAGAGVFSSVRLVETAPVYLGGELTPDTVAAQFGQISDWSTAVPREDANQQVAAFFETAMKGLKG, encoded by the coding sequence ATGACAATTCGCTTTGACGGCCGTGTGGCCATTGTGACGGGTGCCGGCAACGGCCTGGGCCGCGTGCACGCGCTGGAATTGGCCAAGCTTGGCGCCAGGTTGGTGATCAACGACTTCGGCGGCAGCCGCGACGGCAAGAGTGGCGGCAGTTCGTCGGACGCGGCGCTGGCCGTGGTCGAAGAAATCAAGGCGCTGGGCGGGGCGGCGATTGCCAATGGCGCCAACGTGGCGGACTTCGAGCAAGTCAGCGCGATGGTCGAGCAGGCCAAAGCCGAGTTCGGCCGCGTCGACATCCTGATCAACAATGCCGGCATCCTGCGCGACAAGACCCTGTCGAAGATGGACATGGCCGACTTCCGCGCGGTGGTCGATGTGCACCTGATGGGTTCGGCTTACTGCACCAAGGCGGTGTGGGACACGATGCGCGAACAGAACTATGGCCGCATCCTGATGACGACCTCGGCGGCGGGTCTGTTCGGCAACTTCGGCCAGGCCAACTACGGGGCGGCGAAGATGGCGGTAGCGGGGCTGATGAACATGCTGGCCATCGAAGGCAAGAAGAACGACATCCGGGTCAACACGCTGGCGCCGATCGCGGCCACCCGCATGACCGAAGACGTGATGCCGGAAGCGCTGCTCAAGGCAGTGCGTCCGGAACAAGTGACGCCGGGTGCGCTGTACCTGGTGAGCGAGGGTGCGCCGAGCAAGGTGATTCTGGGGGCGGGCGCCGGGGTGTTCTCGTCGGTGCGCCTGGTCGAGACGGCGCCGGTGTACCTCGGCGGCGAACTGACGCCCGATACCGTGGCAGCGCAATTCGGGCAGATCAGCGACTGGAGCACGGCAGTGCCGCGTGAAGACGCCAACCAGCAAGTGGCGGCCTTCTTCGAAACCGCCATGAAGGGTCTGAAGGGCTGA
- a CDS encoding MaoC family dehydratase, producing the protein MKSYETLAELQSLVGEVLGTSDWLVIDQNRINTFADATGDHQWIHVDPERAAKGPFGGPIAHGFLTLSLLSHFLPNAFEIRNVKMGVNYGLNKVRFLKPVPVNSRLRAQFKLQSFEPIESNGAQVIVEMTIEMEGASKPVCVAESILRQFA; encoded by the coding sequence ATGAAAAGTTACGAAACCCTGGCCGAATTGCAATCTCTCGTAGGCGAAGTACTCGGCACCAGCGACTGGTTGGTGATCGACCAGAACCGCATCAACACCTTTGCGGATGCCACAGGCGACCATCAGTGGATCCACGTCGATCCCGAGCGTGCTGCCAAAGGCCCGTTCGGCGGGCCGATTGCGCACGGATTTTTGACCCTCTCCCTGCTGTCGCACTTCCTCCCGAATGCCTTCGAAATCCGTAACGTCAAGATGGGTGTGAATTATGGCTTGAACAAGGTGCGCTTCCTGAAACCGGTTCCGGTCAATAGCCGCCTGCGCGCGCAATTCAAGCTGCAATCGTTCGAACCGATTGAAAGCAATGGCGCGCAGGTGATCGTCGAAATGACCATAGAAATGGAAGGCGCCTCCAAGCCGGTGTGCGTCGCCGAATCGATCCTGCGTCAATTTGCTTAA
- a CDS encoding acyl-CoA dehydrogenase family protein encodes MDFNLNSEQQLLQDSVRRYVGKAYSLEARTALVKGGKGGSNATWGSFAENGWLMAALPEEYGGLGGNLIDTAIIAQELGRGLVLDPYLGCAVLAAQTMVAGGTAAQKERLLPQLADGSKRIALAYSEPESRGMPGPVSLRAEKQGDGYVLQGRKSLVLGAVGADAFIVSAQVTGAKDITLLLVDANSTGLKRQALPLHDGTWVEELNFDGVQVGGDAVLAGGSAALKAGLAHGIVALCAELIGTMEKTIEITAEYLKTRQQFGVPIGTFQALQHRIADMAAEMEVARSMLHVALASVENDDEANRQKTLSEAKMLICRAAKFVCGQGIQLHGGIGMTEEYVIGHYFKRAIVADLLLGSSDRHEAACAAALQAELRA; translated from the coding sequence ATGGATTTCAATCTGAATTCGGAACAACAGCTGTTGCAGGACAGCGTGCGCCGCTACGTCGGCAAGGCATATAGCCTTGAAGCGCGTACCGCGCTTGTGAAGGGAGGCAAGGGCGGCAGCAACGCCACCTGGGGTAGCTTTGCCGAGAACGGCTGGCTGATGGCCGCTTTGCCCGAAGAATACGGCGGCCTGGGCGGCAACTTGATCGACACCGCGATCATTGCGCAGGAGCTTGGCCGCGGTCTGGTGCTGGACCCCTATCTCGGCTGCGCGGTGCTGGCAGCGCAGACAATGGTAGCCGGCGGCACGGCAGCGCAAAAGGAGCGTTTGTTGCCGCAACTCGCCGACGGTTCGAAGCGTATCGCGTTGGCCTACAGCGAACCCGAGTCGCGTGGCATGCCGGGCCCGGTATCGCTGCGCGCGGAAAAGCAGGGCGACGGCTATGTGCTGCAAGGACGCAAGTCGCTGGTGCTGGGTGCGGTCGGCGCAGATGCCTTCATTGTGTCCGCACAAGTGACAGGCGCGAAAGACATCACGCTGCTTCTGGTCGATGCCAACAGCACCGGCCTGAAGCGGCAGGCGTTGCCGCTGCATGATGGTACCTGGGTCGAGGAACTCAACTTTGATGGTGTGCAAGTGGGTGGCGATGCCGTGCTGGCCGGTGGTTCTGCAGCATTGAAGGCTGGTTTGGCGCACGGGATCGTCGCACTCTGCGCCGAACTCATCGGCACGATGGAAAAGACCATTGAAATCACAGCCGAATACCTGAAAACACGCCAGCAGTTCGGCGTGCCGATCGGTACCTTCCAGGCGCTGCAACACCGCATCGCCGACATGGCAGCCGAGATGGAAGTGGCGCGTTCGATGCTGCACGTCGCACTGGCATCGGTGGAAAACGACGATGAAGCGAATCGGCAAAAGACACTGTCGGAAGCCAAGATGCTGATCTGCCGCGCAGCGAAATTCGTGTGCGGACAAGGCATCCAGTTACACGGCGGCATCGGTATGACCGAAGAGTACGTCATCGGCCATTATTTCAAACGTGCCATCGTGGCTGATCTGCTGTTGGGCAGCAGCGACCGCCACGAAGCGGCGTGTGCGGCAGCGCTGCAAGCGGAATTGCGTGCATAG
- a CDS encoding acyl-CoA dehydrogenase family protein — MDFQPDPGLESFRQEVRQFLQTKVPADLKGLQRCTRSPREQIMRWQKILDAQGWGAPYWAKEHGGTGWSVPQILVFDDECTAAGAPTQDGFVQKMLGPVLNAFATPEQKAEHMPAIFSGERLWCQGFSEPGAGSDLASLRTRAELVKSGDGDHYVVNGQKIWTSYAHHADWIFLLVRTNPEVKKQAGISFLLVDMKSPGVTVRPIRSIDDAHHLNETFFDNVRVPVKNLIGAEGAGWGITKFLLNNEHATTADLPELNRYMRELRQFATKLRAGGERLIDRPEFALKLARLDAELQAIGMLVQRVAKLDQEHNPASHVLGSMLKIRATELQQRITETQIEALGDYGAVCYPHPHEPASDQAYPLQDLARGIANDMFLRRASTIYGGTSEVQRGIIAKMQFQL, encoded by the coding sequence ATGGATTTTCAACCTGATCCAGGGCTGGAATCGTTTCGTCAGGAAGTCCGGCAATTTCTGCAAACGAAGGTGCCGGCCGATCTGAAAGGGCTGCAGCGCTGCACGCGCTCGCCGCGCGAACAGATCATGCGCTGGCAAAAGATTCTGGATGCCCAAGGATGGGGCGCACCGTACTGGGCCAAGGAACACGGCGGCACCGGCTGGTCGGTGCCGCAGATCCTGGTATTCGATGACGAATGTACTGCTGCCGGCGCGCCGACACAGGACGGTTTTGTCCAAAAGATGCTTGGTCCGGTGCTCAACGCATTCGCCACGCCCGAGCAGAAGGCCGAGCATATGCCGGCCATCTTCAGTGGCGAGCGCCTGTGGTGCCAGGGCTTCTCGGAACCGGGGGCCGGCTCCGATCTGGCCTCGCTGCGCACGCGCGCCGAGTTGGTCAAAAGCGGCGATGGAGATCACTACGTGGTCAACGGGCAAAAGATCTGGACCAGCTATGCGCATCATGCAGACTGGATCTTCCTGTTGGTGCGCACCAATCCGGAAGTGAAGAAGCAGGCCGGCATCAGTTTCCTGCTGGTGGACATGAAGTCGCCAGGCGTTACCGTGCGTCCGATCCGCTCAATCGACGATGCGCATCACCTGAACGAAACTTTCTTCGACAACGTCCGCGTGCCGGTGAAGAACCTGATCGGCGCCGAAGGAGCAGGGTGGGGCATCACCAAGTTCCTGCTCAACAATGAACATGCAACCACCGCTGACCTGCCGGAGCTCAATCGCTATATGCGCGAGCTGCGTCAATTCGCGACCAAACTGCGCGCGGGTGGTGAGCGGCTGATCGACCGTCCGGAGTTTGCCTTGAAGCTCGCACGCCTGGACGCTGAATTGCAGGCGATCGGCATGCTGGTGCAGCGCGTGGCCAAGTTGGACCAGGAACACAATCCCGCATCGCACGTGCTGGGCTCGATGCTGAAGATTCGCGCGACCGAACTGCAGCAGAGAATCACCGAAACCCAGATCGAGGCACTGGGCGACTACGGCGCCGTCTGCTATCCGCATCCGCACGAGCCGGCGTCTGACCAAGCTTATCCGCTGCAGGATTTGGCACGTGGCATCGCCAACGACATGTTCCTGCGTCGTGCGTCGACCATCTATGGCGGCACCAGCGAGGTGCAGCGAGGCATCATCGCCAAGATGCAGTTCCAACTTTAG